One part of the Parabacteroides distasonis ATCC 8503 genome encodes these proteins:
- a CDS encoding TIGR04150 pseudo-rSAM protein: MERTSDYWFMIEPYVHINIANGYMLLYNTLDKETIISNNEKVINLLEELLQDENCGVTILKNEQYRQNDIHSFITNLREKYMGDIIDISLSKGKPIQILPHTNFCNKRNEKYNFIKNANLLHFLNEIIIHLDHILDQDKLIDYLQSMPDNITYSISGDLKHIAKFDKLVDFLNQYNSSKKIICNYINFAIPASVCKNIFLYKIHIHFPIDIKQLIITTQSLKDQNNLFELIFDIASLDDYLKAWEIIEEYQIDKYQFNPIYTGYNIDFFKENVFLKKSDILSTSMSIKDFFIKQMINNNDFGKINIMPNGDVHSNINYPALGNICTHSIFELIQKEIEEGKSWLRVRNQEPCNACIYQWLCPSPSDYEIMIGQTNLCHVNIHNPNCENL, translated from the coding sequence ATGGAAAGAACAAGTGACTATTGGTTTATGATTGAGCCTTATGTGCATATAAACATTGCAAATGGCTATATGTTATTGTATAACACATTAGACAAAGAAACCATAATCTCTAATAATGAAAAAGTAATTAATCTATTAGAAGAATTACTTCAAGATGAAAATTGCGGTGTTACCATATTGAAAAATGAGCAATATAGACAAAATGATATACATTCTTTTATTACAAATTTAAGAGAAAAATACATGGGAGATATTATAGATATATCTTTATCTAAAGGGAAACCTATACAAATATTACCACATACTAATTTCTGCAATAAACGTAACGAAAAGTATAATTTTATAAAAAATGCCAACTTATTGCATTTTTTAAACGAAATAATCATTCATCTTGATCATATCTTAGATCAAGATAAGCTAATTGATTATTTGCAGTCAATGCCAGATAATATAACATATAGCATCAGTGGGGATTTAAAACACATTGCTAAATTTGACAAGCTTGTTGATTTTTTGAATCAATATAATTCGTCAAAAAAAATAATATGCAATTATATTAATTTTGCAATTCCAGCATCAGTATGCAAAAATATTTTTTTATACAAAATACATATTCATTTTCCTATAGATATAAAACAATTAATCATAACTACACAATCGTTAAAAGATCAGAATAATCTATTTGAACTTATTTTTGATATAGCATCTTTAGATGATTATCTAAAAGCTTGGGAAATTATCGAAGAATATCAAATTGACAAATATCAATTTAATCCAATATACACAGGGTATAATATCGATTTTTTCAAAGAAAATGTTTTTCTAAAAAAGAGCGATATATTATCTACATCAATGTCCATTAAAGACTTTTTTATCAAACAAATGATAAATAATAATGACTTTGGGAAAATCAACATAATGCCAAATGGAGATGTGCATTCGAATATAAATTATCCAGCATTAGGCAACATATGTACTCATAGTATTTTTGAGTTAATACAGAAAGAAATAGAAGAAGGAAAATCTTGGCTGCGAGTACGCAATCAAGAGCCTTGCAATGCATGTATTTATCAATGGCTATGTCCGTCTCCTTCTGATTATGAAATAATGATTGGGCAAACTAACCTTTGTCATGTAAATATTCATAATCCAAATTGTGAGAATCTTTAA